ATAACATAATTATAAAAAATAAAATTAAAATAATATTAAATGAAGTGATAAAACTAATAGATTCAATAGAAGTGACCCCATTTTGAAAGGGGTTAGCAATGGCTTCAAAACAGTTTCAAAATCTAATATTAATACTAATGAATATGTGTGTGTTGATAAAAATAATCTACATACAAATAAGGAAATTTTAAAATAGCATAAAAGAATTAAAGAGATATATAGTATAAGTTCCATTTTGGCGGTAGCAATGTAGTGGGCATTATATTAAATAATTTGTAAAAGTTTTTAAATTTAGTTAATGCAGATATATTAATAAACTATAAATTAAAAAAATAGCAAATAATTAAAGCAAATTAGAATTTAAATATATGCTTTTTTTTAATGACCTTTTTACGCATTCTAGAGTGTTGGACATATATATTATTCAAAAAATATATATACTCATTGCTGGATAGAAGATATTATTATATAGTTTTTTCATAGCATAATTAAAAATGGACAGGAGTTCATTTTCTTCGCCTCCACTAGCATAAATGCAATTTTGGAAAATTGATTTAGATATAAGAAAAGGCGTTAAGACTTTTTGGTCTTAACGCCTTTTTGGTGTGTAAACAAAGAATTTGTTTATATAAATATAGGGAAAAGTGAAAAAGAAATTTGAGGCTTTATAGCCAGAAAGAACTTCACTGCAAACCGTCTCTCTTGGCTCCTAGCTCCTTAGAATTATGAAGCTGTAACTGCTCCACCATTCACATGTAATACTTGCCCAGAAACATAGGTAGAATCACAGCTAGCTAAATAAACATAGGCAGCGGCCAGTTCATAAGGTTGACCAGCCCGTCCAAGCGGCGTATCTGCACCGAAGTTTTTTACTTTTTCTTCAGTAAAGGAAGCTGGTATTAGGGGAGTCCAAATAGGTCCTGGTGCAACTGAATTTACACGAATTTTCATCTTTGCCAACGACAAAGCCAATGAACGTGTAAAGCTAACAATTGCCCCTTTACTCGCTGAGTAATCTAGTAATATTTCATCACCTTTATAAGCAGTCACAGAGCTTGTATTAATGATCGAACTATTTTCAGGTAAATGTGGTAAAACTGCTTTAACCATATAAAAAAAAGAAAATAAGTTGCTTTGAAACGTATTTTCCAACTGTTGCGCAGTTATATCCAGAATAGATTGCTGTGGAAATTGAACCGCATGATTATTCACCAAAATATCTATTTTGCTAAAAGCCTGCATTGTGTTTGCAACAACTTGCTGACATTGTGACTCTATTCTCAAATCCCCAGGCAGCAAAATGCACCGTGTACCTAATGTTTCAATTCGCTTTTTTGTTTCCTTAGCATCCTGTTCTTCATCTAAAAATGCAATTGCAATATCAGCGCCTTCTTTAGCATAAGCGTAAGCAACCGCTCGTCCAATTCCACTATCACCACCTGTAATAATAGCCACTTTGCCGCTTAATTTTTCACTACCTACCTGACTTCGGTCCTCAGAAACTGGCCGTGGGTTCATCTCAAATTCAAAGCCCGGCTGTCTACTCTGATGTTGTGCGGGAAAAGCAACGGTACTATTTGAATCATCAACTGACATCCAACACCACTCCTACATATTTTTCAAATAGTATAAGCTATTTCGAACTATCTATACATATTGCTTTGTTTCATTAATATCCAATGAAACAAAGCAATATGTATAGATGAAAGAATTTATCCGTGACGAGCTATGTCATCTAATTGATTGGAAGGGGTCTCCTCTTGGCTTTTAATAATGGAGGAACCTAATTTTGATATTAAATTGATACTGGCATATGATTATCATCAAGAAGTAAAAACATTATTTGCGGAGTATAATTCTAAGTTTAATAAATTGTATCTACTATAATAGTTGTATGAAAACTATGATATAATTATTTCATGTAATGTAAAAGATTCCATCAAAAGGATAGTGGTTTGATTATGAGGCGAAATATGAAGGGGATATTCTTAATATTCGTCATGGCGGTTTTTCTGGTTACTTGTGGACAATCAACTATCAAAGCATCGCAGCATGATGAGGGCGAGATATTAAATCTAACTTTTACTCGCTTGGAAAATGATCATCAAGCGAAAATTGGTGTATATGCGTTGGATACGGAAAGCAATAAAGAGGTGTCTTATCATGCAGATGACAGGTTTGCATATTGTTCCACTAGTAAAGTTTTGATGGTAGGGGCGGTTCTACGACAAGAATCCTTGGAAGGAATCAAAAAAACAGTTTCGTATACGCAGAAAGATGTTTTATCCTATGCACCGATAACTTCGAAGTATGTTGAGACTGGAATGACTCTGGAGGAACTTTGTGTAGCTGCTCTACGAGTTAGTGATAATACAGCAGCAAATTTATTGCTAGCTCATATTGGGGGAACAGAGGGATTTAAAATGTCATTGCGCCAAATTGGCGATATGGTTACTGAGCCCGCAAGAAATGAACCAATGCTGAATGAGGCGGTTCCTGAAGATTTGCGTGACACCAGTACACCACATCAATTAGCAGTGGATTTTCAATCGTATATACTAGGAGATATATTGACTTCAGAAAAGAAAATGATGCTTATTAGTTGGATGGCTGGAAATAAGAATACAGACACATTGATTCGGGCTGGAACGCCAACGGATTGGCTTGTTGCAGATAAAAGTGGTACTGGCGGTTATGGAACAAGAAATGATGTTGCAATAATTACCCCACCGGGGCGTAAACCGATCATCCTTGCAATTCTTACTACGCATAACGATAAAGAGCTAAAAGCGGATGATCAACTGGTTGCTGATATTGCAAAAATCGTATGTGAACAGTTTAAAAAATAGATTTTCGGGTGAAAGTATACAACAAAATTTCATATTGTATTGAATTTAAAATACTTATTTATGCATTAATGCATATTGAAACATGATTGCATAAATAACAAGTGGGTAATCTGGAAAATCAATTTAAATAATATAGGAGAGTACATATTATGGATGGAACAATTCGCAGTAATATAAAAATAGGTGCAAGTGTTATGGTAGTACAGAAACAGGATCAGAGAACAGGCAAGCTTACTATGGGAATCGTTCAAAGGATACTTACAAATTCACCAAACCATCATCGCGGGATTAAAGTAATGCTTGAAGGTGGTATTGTTGGTCGGGTAAAAAGTATTAATTGATATTGGCACAAAGGGGAAGTAATTGTATATGAATGTTCAAATATTTGGAACAGCAAAATGTTTTGATACAAAAAAGGCGCAGCGTTACTTTAAGGAACGGAATATTAAATTTCAGTTCATCAACTTAAAGGAAAAAGCTATGAGTAAGGGTGAATTTAATAGTGTAAAGCAGGCAGTCGGTGGGCTGGATTCTATGATTAATGGGGAGTGTAAAGATCAAGATACGGTAGCATTAATCAAATATATTACCGAAGAAGCAAAAGAAGCAAAAGTATTGGAAAATCAGCAGGTATTAAGGACTCCGATTGTTAGGAATGGCAGAATAGCGACCGTTGGCTATAGACCGGAAGTATGGAAAGAGTGGAAATAAAAATCCTGTCTAAACTTGGTGTGTTAAATTAATATTTCTGATTTTATATTTTTCGAAATATATGCTTCGTCTCCACCGGTAATAAAGTAATTTGGGGAGTTTGCTTTAGAGATAAGATAAGGCGTTAAGAGTTTTTTGCTATTAACGCCTTTTTGTGTGGTTAAAAAGGAGATGTTTTGGTAATATGAAGGATTATTTTGTATAAATATAGAAGGGTAATTATACAAAATAATTAGATATTAGACAAAAAGAACCGTCGCCTTGTCTATATAAAAACGTAGAAATATTAGACTGTATTTTGTCTATAAAATCGAAATATAAGAGTGAAGGTTAGATGAAAACATTATTTGACAAGAACAGTATCGGGAAACTTAAAGAACAGGTTAATCCGGCCGACGACGAACGGAATTTTGGACAAGGAAGGGAATATGTTTGTAAAACTATTTAAAGTCTATGATGATTTGGAACCATTCCACTGGTTTGGCCTATGTTGTTGAAGCAAAGAAACCTTTCCCAAGAATGTTAGGAATTTATGATGATTCTTTCCTTAGAATCATATTTAGCCCTAAAGATGGGAATTATAGGGTATAGCCAGTTTTCAGCAAGTGTTTGCTTACGTCTTCGGAGGATAAATAGCATAATGAAATCATAAAAAGGAGAAATTCTATGAATGATTTAGAAGCAATTACAAAAAGAAAATCTCGTCGTAGTTATTTAGGAACAGCGATAGAGGATAAAAAACTAAATGTTATTCAAAATTTGATAGAGAAATATAATAAGGATGCGAATTTATCAATTCGAATAATAAAGGATGGAAGTGAGGCTTTTAATGGTATCAAAAAAAGTTATGGGTTATTTTCCGGAGTGAAAACTTTAATAGCCTTAATTGGGAAAAAAGATGATATTCATCTAAAAGAAAAAATCGGCTATTATGGAGAACTCTTAGTCGTTGCAGCTACAAAACTCAATTTAGGAACATGTTGGGTGGGCGGTACTTTCGATAATAAGAGTAATATCTTCACAACCATGGAAGATGAATTATTAGTGATTGTCATTACAATTGGGAATGTAGCAAAAGAGACACTAAAAGAAAAACTTGTGCATAAAGTTGCTACACGGAAGACAAAGACACTTAACGAATTTTATACAACTGATCTGCCTGTACCAAAATGGTTTATTAATGGACTTGAAGCTGTGCAAAAAGCCCCATCAGCCCAAAATAGACAACCAGTAAAATTCGAATACAAAGAGGGGGAGATCCAAGCCTTTGTAGAAGATTCCTATAAGTTTGATTTAATAGATTTAGGAATAGCTAAAGCCCATTTTTCAATTGCAACCGGGGGACGTTTTGAACTAGGTAATTGCGGCAAATTTATAGCAGCAAACTCCCAAATGTAATATTTTGATTTGATATATCGTTCTTTATTAATTATGGTATCAACATTTGCGTAGTTGTTATCCCAAAGGAAAAATGGGAATCTTCCGTTTGGTCGTTGTTGCCGCTTCATCAGGCAATAGAATAATATAGTTAAATTTGCGGGATTTAAAAAAATAGATAATAAATAAAACAACACTCTATAAGATTATAGAGTGTTGTTTTATTTATTATCTATTTTTTAGTATCGAAGATATACGGGTAATATATTTTTAGCTATAAATGAAATCATTTACTGCTTGTAAAGATTCTTGTGATCCTACGATAACAAGTCTATCACCAGTTTTTAGAAGTTCATTGGGATCAGGGGCAATATACACTTCCTTTTCTCTTCTTATTGCGATGATTAATGATCCTGTATTTTGCCTAAAGTTAATACTCTTCAAAGATTTACCGACAATTGAACAATTGGATGTTAATTGAATTTCAAAAGGATTATAAGGATTAATGTTTTTAAGACGATCTGAATAATTAATTATATCACTGGTAACTTTACGAAATCGAAGGTCAATTTTTTCTTTTTCTTTTAATAGCATTTCTAATTCTTGTTTTAATGAATAAGTTAACTCCACTTCTTTTTGATTTGTGAGAAATAAAAATGCTTGTTTTTGCGAAATTACTTCTACTTCTTTTCCTTGTGATACTGATAAAACATTTACTTCTTTTAAAATTGCTATCGCTTTGCGTATAGTTTCAGAGGATACTCCATAATGTGCTGATAATAAGGTTCTGCCAGAAATTTTGTCACCAATAGAAAATTCTTTATTTACAATCCGTCTTGCAATATCTATTGCAATAGACTGATATATAGGTAAACTCATTCAAATGCCTCCAGATAGAATAAATAAAAACATTCTAATTATACCTTATTAAAAATTTTATACAATAGTTTTTATATGATTCAGTTATAACTTTGCCTAAAGAAATAATAGAAATAATTAAATAACTTTTTGTTAGATAAAATAAAAGCAATACCTTAAAGAAGGCATTGCATAAATATATTTAAATTAAATTATTTTCTTTTAAAAATTCTTTAGATACGACAGATGGATCTATTTGAAGCTCATCAACTTTATAGTTTAATTCAATCATAACATTATTATTTAAAACTGCTCCTAGCTTTTCAATTAATGGCGTAATTTCGGGATATTTTTCTAATGTATCGTTATTTATAATCGGTACTGCATAATAGGGAGGAAAGAAATTTTTATTATCTTCTAAAATAACTAGGTCGAATTTTTTTATTAAACCATCAGTAGAAAAAGCATCTATGATATCAATCTCATTATTATTTAAAGCAATATATCGTGATGCCCCATCAAGTCCAATTGTTCCAGAAAAATTGAATCCATAAGTTTCCGTTACTCCAAGTAAGCCATCTTTTCGATTTAGGAATTCTAATGTTGCCCCTGCTTTTAAAGAGGACGCTATATTTGATAAATCACTTATAGTTTTTAAATGGTATTTTTGTGCTGTATCTTGGCGAACAGCCATCGTGTAAGTGTTATTGAATCCCAAGTGATTTAATATTGTCATATTGTATTTTTGAAATAAATCTTGTTTAGAAGTCAAATAAACTTTTTCTATATTATTTGTAGGTGTATAGCCTAAAATTTCACCGTATATTGTTCCGGTATAGTCAACGTACATATCTATATTTTTAGATTGTAATGCACCAAAACAAACTTGTGTGCCACCTAAATTAATTTCTCTGCTTACCTTTATGTCAGTATTAGCTTCAATTATATCTGCAAGCATGTTTGCAATGATGTGTTGTTCAGTAAAATCCTTACTCCCAATAGAGAGCGTTTTCTGATGGGAATTATTTGCACTATCTGACGATAAAAAAAATATCCCTACTAAAAAAATAGAGGTAAAGATTAAAATCATCTTATGATACAATCTTTTTTCTTTTAAATTTTTCATTGACTTACTTGGTTGATTCTGTAAATTTATTGGAGTTACGAGTTTTTCTACAATATTGGCAATATAATCAACTGCAAGTGCCAAAAGACAGGCAGGAATTGCTCCAGCTAGAATTTGCAAAGTATTTACAGTACGAATTCCTGAAAAAACAAAATAACCAAGCCCTCCTGCGCCAATAAAAGCTGCAATAGTCATTAACCCTACGGCTGTTACGGATGAGATTCTTACACCAGACATAATTACAGGAAGTGCTAATGGAATTTGAATTTTATATAGTACTTGAAATCTAGTAAGACCGATACCCTTGGCGGACTCTAATACTTGTGGGTTAATATTGATAATACCAGTGTAAGTACTTTTTATAATTGGTAGGAGTGAATATAAAGTAACTGTAATAACAGCAGGAATTGTCCCAATACCAAAGAGTGGTATCGCAAATCCTAATAATGCCATAGAAGGAATTGCTTGAATTATATTTGCTGCGCCTAGGATAGGTTTATCTAATTTTTTTATATAGCAAATTAAAATTCCTGTAGGAATTCCAATGAGCGTAGCTAACATAACTGAAATAAATGTCAACTGTATATGTTCCATTAATAAATTAAATATCTGCGATTGATGATTTATAAAGTATTGGATTAATTCCATATTATATCACCTTCGCTTCTATATATTGCTGACTAAATGTTGTAACCAAACTACTATTAGTAATTATACCAAGCAAAACTTTTTTTTCATTTAAAACAGGAACTGTCTCTAATCGATACTTGTTTACTAATTCCAAGATGTCAACAATTGTATCATGAGGAGATGCATAAACTATATTAGTTTCCATAAATGCACTTGCGGGTTGACTTTTATCTTCTACGGATCTTATACTATTCGCCTTTAAAATGCCAATCAATTTTCGGCAACTATGCTCAACAATCATTAGACTGTCAACATGTGATGAACGCATTCTTTCCATGCATTTAAATAGAGAATTTTCTGGTGTACTAGTAATAGGGTGCTCCAGCATAATATCGGCGGCTTTTATATATTC
This genomic interval from Selenobaculum gibii contains the following:
- a CDS encoding YwbE family protein yields the protein MDGTIRSNIKIGASVMVVQKQDQRTGKLTMGIVQRILTNSPNHHRGIKVMLEGGIVGRVKSIN
- a CDS encoding ABC transporter permease/substrate-binding protein; its protein translation is MELIQYFINHQSQIFNLLMEHIQLTFISVMLATLIGIPTGILICYIKKLDKPILGAANIIQAIPSMALLGFAIPLFGIGTIPAVITVTLYSLLPIIKSTYTGIININPQVLESAKGIGLTRFQVLYKIQIPLALPVIMSGVRISSVTAVGLMTIAAFIGAGGLGYFVFSGIRTVNTLQILAGAIPACLLALAVDYIANIVEKLVTPINLQNQPSKSMKNLKEKRLYHKMILIFTSIFLVGIFFLSSDSANNSHQKTLSIGSKDFTEQHIIANMLADIIEANTDIKVSREINLGGTQVCFGALQSKNIDMYVDYTGTIYGEILGYTPTNNIEKVYLTSKQDLFQKYNMTILNHLGFNNTYTMAVRQDTAQKYHLKTISDLSNIASSLKAGATLEFLNRKDGLLGVTETYGFNFSGTIGLDGASRYIALNNNEIDIIDAFSTDGLIKKFDLVILEDNKNFFPPYYAVPIINNDTLEKYPEITPLIEKLGAVLNNNVMIELNYKVDELQIDPSVVSKEFLKENNLI
- the bla gene encoding class A beta-lactamase, with amino-acid sequence MKGIFLIFVMAVFLVTCGQSTIKASQHDEGEILNLTFTRLENDHQAKIGVYALDTESNKEVSYHADDRFAYCSTSKVLMVGAVLRQESLEGIKKTVSYTQKDVLSYAPITSKYVETGMTLEELCVAALRVSDNTAANLLLAHIGGTEGFKMSLRQIGDMVTEPARNEPMLNEAVPEDLRDTSTPHQLAVDFQSYILGDILTSEKKMMLISWMAGNKNTDTLIRAGTPTDWLVADKSGTGGYGTRNDVAIITPPGRKPIILAILTTHNDKELKADDQLVADIAKIVCEQFKK
- a CDS encoding nitroreductase family protein, giving the protein MNDLEAITKRKSRRSYLGTAIEDKKLNVIQNLIEKYNKDANLSIRIIKDGSEAFNGIKKSYGLFSGVKTLIALIGKKDDIHLKEKIGYYGELLVVAATKLNLGTCWVGGTFDNKSNIFTTMEDELLVIVITIGNVAKETLKEKLVHKVATRKTKTLNEFYTTDLPVPKWFINGLEAVQKAPSAQNRQPVKFEYKEGEIQAFVEDSYKFDLIDLGIAKAHFSIATGGRFELGNCGKFIAANSQM
- a CDS encoding SDR family oxidoreductase, with product MSVDDSNSTVAFPAQHQSRQPGFEFEMNPRPVSEDRSQVGSEKLSGKVAIITGGDSGIGRAVAYAYAKEGADIAIAFLDEEQDAKETKKRIETLGTRCILLPGDLRIESQCQQVVANTMQAFSKIDILVNNHAVQFPQQSILDITAQQLENTFQSNLFSFFYMVKAVLPHLPENSSIINTSSVTAYKGDEILLDYSASKGAIVSFTRSLALSLAKMKIRVNSVAPGPIWTPLIPASFTEEKVKNFGADTPLGRAGQPYELAAAYVYLASCDSTYVSGQVLHVNGGAVTAS
- a CDS encoding TrkA C-terminal domain-containing protein; translated protein: MSLPIYQSIAIDIARRIVNKEFSIGDKISGRTLLSAHYGVSSETIRKAIAILKEVNVLSVSQGKEVEVISQKQAFLFLTNQKEVELTYSLKQELEMLLKEKEKIDLRFRKVTSDIINYSDRLKNINPYNPFEIQLTSNCSIVGKSLKSINFRQNTGSLIIAIRREKEVYIAPDPNELLKTGDRLVIVGSQESLQAVNDFIYS
- a CDS encoding arsenate reductase family protein, whose product is MNVQIFGTAKCFDTKKAQRYFKERNIKFQFINLKEKAMSKGEFNSVKQAVGGLDSMINGECKDQDTVALIKYITEEAKEAKVLENQQVLRTPIVRNGRIATVGYRPEVWKEWK